From Brassica oleracea var. oleracea cultivar TO1000 chromosome C3, BOL, whole genome shotgun sequence, a single genomic window includes:
- the LOC106331250 gene encoding uncharacterized protein LOC106331250: MGIHFHEKNWSFLKTQPTSSISHGWRGILRGRDLLLNHLGKAVGNGESTSVWTDSWIQPETKLKPIGPVFLLDRDVMVSDLLTRETRECNTDLVEKLMPELKEHVLKLRPSVLGKHDAYIWPLQQSGSYSVKSGYYSTFLSPNQSTERTQGDNNEGKWKKLIWSRHLPPKLKFFLWKIGSNALPSGENLRKRGMLQNITCNHCGEPENVDHILFHCQYANEVWRYGPWNQSIDTTDATTFFEKLERSWNLTPLPPYGFTGNALPWICWAIWTSRNQRIFENRSQSPEETALKTIQALKEWEIAQPPSLKIPKSLITGQQHDPMVLDPSEIFCNTNASWSHTSKEAGLAWIFTNGSATEIFRGSIKQSAVSSPCMGEALAIREALLQAATNHYSIICIRTDSQVLAQAITFRRKTTELYGILSDIDELAFSSSSPFINCRFTYISRANNGPADGLAKACLVAQPVVNPNQNSV, translated from the coding sequence ATGGGTATACATTTTCATGAAAAGAATTGGTCGTTTCTAAAGACGCAACCGACCTCCTCGATCTCGCATGGTTGGAGAGGAATCCTGCGGGGCAGAGACCTTCTTCTAAATCACCTAGGCAAGGCAGTAGGAAACGGTGAATCAACATCTGTTTGGACAGATTCTTGGATTCAACCAGAGACGAAGCTCAAACCTATTGGCCCCGTCTTCCTCCTAGACAGAGACGTCATGGTCTCAGACCTATTGACACGAGAAACAAGAGAGTGCAATACCGACCTTGTGGAGAAGCTCATGCCTGAACTAAAGGAACACGTACTAAAGCTGCGACCTAGTGTCCTTGGTAAGCATGATGCATACATCTGGCCCCTGCAACAATCAGGATCTTACAGTGTTAAGTCGGGTTACTACTCCACCTTCCTATCACCCAATCAATCGACTGAAAGGACTCAGGGAGATAATAATGAAGGCAAATGGAAAAAACTTATCTGGTCTCGACATCTCCCCCCGAAGCTAAAATTCTTCCTCTGGAAGATAGGCTCCAACGCGCTACCGTCTGGGGAAAATTTGCGTAAAAGAGGGATGCTCCAAAACATCACCTGTAACCATTGTGGGGAACCAGAGAATGTGGATCACATCCTCTTTCACTGCCAATACGCAAACGAGGTCTGGAGGTATGGACCGTGGAATCAATCCATCGATACAACTGATGCTACAACGTTCTTCGAAAAGCTTGAGAGATCTTGGAACCTAACTCCACTCCCACCTTATGGATTCACGGGAAATGCTTTGCCGTGGATATGCTGGGCAATCTGGACCTCCAGGAACCAACGGATCTTCGAAAATAGATCCCAATCGCCAGAAGAAACAGCTCTAAAAACGATCCAGGCCCTCAAGGAATGGGAGATTGCGCAACCCCCGAGCCTGAAAATCCCCAAATCATTGATTACTGGCCAGCAACATGATCCGATGGTCCTTGATCCCTCTGAAATCTTCTGTAACACTAACGCGTCCTGGAGTCACACCTCTAAAGAAGCAGGACTAGCTTGGATCTTCACAAATGGATCAGCAACAGAGATATTTCGCGGGTCGATCAAGCAAAGCGCAGTCTCATCGCCATGCATGGGCGAAGCTCTGGCGATCAGAGAGGCCTTACTCCAAGCAGCCACCAATCACTACTCCATTATCTGTATTCGAACAGACTCTCAAGTGCTTGCTCAAGCTATCACCTTTCGACGGAAGACGACAGAACTCTACGGGATTCTATCAGATATCGACGAGCTCGCTTTCTCCTCTTCCTCCCCCTTTATCAATTGTCGTTTTACTTATATTTCTAGGGCCAATAACGGGCCGGCTGATGGGCTTGCCAAGGCCTGTCTGGTAGCACAGCCCGTTGTAAACCCAAACCAAAACTCTGTTTAA